The Raphanus sativus cultivar WK10039 chromosome 6, ASM80110v3, whole genome shotgun sequence sequence ctttaaatatttgactttcatattgtAATATTATAGTACtgggtttatatttttatatttcatataactTATATGTGGTtttcgatataattttactaaatattatcaaaatatattgaaatattaagaaaaaaatagaagaattttcattgtgaatataaaccaacaatataatatttattttgtacttatacgaaatatatatagatatattattaatttatgattttaacaggaccatatatttacatagaacTTTGTAAAcaattattatcttattattttactGATTTGTGTGATATTTTGAACCAATCCAACTCGGAACCAcgtaaatttattaatttatagagaatattaatttatcgagtattagtTTACAAATGTTTTACTGTATATACTATTACTTATTTATGACAATCAGTGAATCGAAAcccataaaaaataaattcaaaatcgTTAACAACGGATAGATAGTAAGAATCAAAGTACTTagtgaaaaacaagaaaaataaggCATATAACAAATCTAAAGAAATCAAAATATGTTAGACCATTTTCAATCCACCTCTATTTTATTTCTAtacttctataaataaataaattctatTATAGGGGTATATTTGCTTCAATGTATgtttctataatagagttcctctatttataggaaaattatacctctatttataggaaaaatatagaaaaatatttttatctttaaatatagAGGTGAAAAGTAAAATTcctctatattttcttttaaaataaataaatttctattataaatatatatatattgtagcaaatttatctttattttcttctaaaatagaaaaattatattataaatatatactctGTAGCAAATCTATCTTTacaatagagatctctattttaaaaaaaatataaaaatgtacatTGAAGATGCTATTAGTGTCATTTGATTGttgaagtaaagaaagaggTTTTACCAGAGATTGTTATTAGGTCTAAtgatgttgaaaaaaaaaagaagagataataaattagtattttcttttagaagcactaataaatatataatagtagaTTTTAGTAGTAGCAGATTTTAATAAGACTATTATTAATCTagtaaattaataatagtagATTTTTTATGAGTAACAGGttgaagaaaatatttaacattttaccaaaaattaaCAGGTTGAAGAGATGGGGCTTAGATACTAACCAAAGAAATGGCAAAATGTCATGAATAGAAAACCTTTTACGTTGgacctttttttgttttcatgacATAAATCTGTGTCAAATTAATTGGATGGAAATATTTTGCCCATGTGGAGCTTTAAAATAAGAGAGAACTTTTTAACCACATACGGgatcaaaatcatttttctcttgCAAATATCTCCAAATTTTAGGTTCGCTGAACACCTATCTTGTATTGCGTCTCCGAGTCCCGAACTTGTCCATCGATCATTGATTTTAGTAGAAATGATTCGTATATCTGAGTAGCTGTTGCATGTGGctaaattatttgatcaaatcattttatttaGGATCTAAAGATGCCAGCCGAAGCTAATAATCTTCCCGACAGTGAGGCCGTGCCATCAGGACTTCGAGAGGTCTCACTAATCCTTCGCGTGGCCCATAAAATACATCCCACACATCCTCGGATTGCTTACCTATGTGAGTTCTGTAACAAAAATATCATAATCATGATAACTTTCTCACTATACATAATCTCGAGATAACCGGTTGTTGCTTCTATCAGGTGTGCTTGCAGCACTTGAAGAGTCGAGAATCGTTCTCTCCTTGGACTTTCAAATTGATGTTATGGAGTTTATGTCTTCTCTTTCGTATTGGACTAAAACCGTATGTAAACCAACAAAACCTTTTCTATTTCCAGTTTGCCTATACATAAATCTTGCATTATTCGTCATATGCTTCGTTAACTTTTGTGTAGAATGATGAAAAACATGGGGATGGAAAAGTGAGGCCTAGTGATGCACGTGATATGCAGAGTTTCTATCTAGAGTATTACGAGAAAAACATCCAAGCTTTGTTCAAGTTTCTTGAAGACAACCGATATTTTGAAGGTACGTAGTGTACCCTAATCATCTGGAATAAGTTTTAGAAAGCTAGTGTGACACTGATTTTACAAAGtgcaacaaatatttgtaaataacaACTTAGTGCATCCACCTCTGTCCTTGCCCTGAAGTCTCTCCTCTTAATGACAATCAACTGGACTCTTCTCACCACcaaattcattttcttttttaggtttttaatgtttttttttgtaaaaataataattctggTTGCCTTTgtataaaagattttttttttttaaatttaggaTATGCCTTTGAGTACGACAAAACATT is a genomic window containing:
- the LOC108808675 gene encoding callose synthase 3-like: MPAEANNLPDSEAVPSGLREVSLILRVAHKIHPTHPRIAYLCVLAALEESRIVLSLDFQIDVMEFMSSLSYWTKTNDEKHGDGKVRPSDARDMQSFYLEYYEKNIQALFKFLEDNRYFEGYAFEYDKTFER